The Candidatus Saccharibacteria bacterium oral taxon 955 DNA segment CTAGCGAGTTCGTTGTAGGCTCTGTCCTGTTTGGTCTCGTCTGCCGATGAGGCATTGCGTCCCCATAGAATAAGCCCTATCACTAGTGGAGTGCCACTAAGTACTGATAATGTGATTAGTTGTCCGGGGCTGGGATCGACAGCGAGGTACTGGTAAATTAGGAGTGCGGCAAAGGTGGTGAGACTTATGGTCAGACCTCTGAGGCTGATAAATGCACCAAATGGTAGCAAAAATATAAATAAACCCAAAAATACAGAGCTTACACCACCAGTTTGGGCGACGAGTATAGTAGTAGAGACAAGAACGAGGCCGTAATTGACGAGTAGAGATGATCGAAGTTTTTGGAGTGGCACTACAAAATAGCTGACACCAATTACAAACAGAGACGTAAGTGCAATAACCCCTGGGATAAGTGGGACAACAAGATTATGGTTCAGGGTGTTAGTGCTGGCAAATGTCGACCATGCAAAAAGACTACCTATTACGGTCGCTACGAGAAATAGCGCCTCGCTAGTGCGGCGGTGCCAAAAACGGCTAAGCTGGCGTGACGTGGTATTGCCCCCCCATAGTTATTCTATTTAGTACTTATGTTTAGTATACCAGACAACTGGAAACGGTACTAGCGACGCTGGCTTTGGTTGGTTTAGTGAGGCTGTAGTTTGTGTCTTGGCGGCGTTTTAATGGAAATACTACGAATTTTACGCTTCGATCAGTATAATGGATGTATATGAATCAGATTTTCAAAACTACACTTCTAATGGCTGGTCTGACGGGTCTTTTCATGGCTCTTGGTTATCTAATCGGCGGACAAAATGGTATGCTCATGGCACTGATTTTTGCGAGTGTCGGCAATATCGGTATGTATTTTTTCAGCGACTCTCTAGTCTTGAAAATGCAAGGTGCGCATCCACTTGATGGTAAATACCCACAGGTAGAGAAAATAGTTCAGGATCTCGTGTCGCGTGAGGGTATGCCGATGCCAAAGCTTTACTACGTCCCTACCCCAATTCCAAACGCGTTTGCGACGGGTCGGTCACCACAGCATGCTGCGGTTGCGGTAACCGATGGGATTATGGAGATCCTAGACGATAATGAGCTAAAAGCGGTCCTAGCGCATGAGCTAGGGCATGTCAAAAACCGAGACATGCTTGTTTCGACGATTGCCGCCTGTTTGGCTGGTGCGATAAGTTACCTCGCGCAGATTGCGTACTTTTTCGGTGGGTCGGACGACGACCGTAACCCGTTTGTAGCGATTGCAATGATGATATTAGCGCCGTTTGCAGCAATGATCATCCAGATGGCCATCTCGCGTTCTCGAGAATACCTGGCTGACGAGCATTCGCAGCATGTATTAGGAAACGGTAAGCATCTCGAGTCGGCGTTGATGAAACTCGAGGGCTGGAAGCAGCAGACACCGCCTATAGAGGGTAGCCCCAGTCAGGAAGCGACAAATGCACTGATGTTTGCCAATATGTTTTCGGCACGGGGTCTAGCGAATTTGTTTAGCACTCACCCATCGACCGAGGATCGGATCAAGCGGTTAAAAGAGCTTGATGGCCGACAGTAGTTTTATAGCTAGACAAGCCAGACGATAATTGCTATAGTAGTCGGAGTTCGGCCTTATCGTCTAACGGTTAGGACACAAGGTTCTCATCCTTGCAATCCGGGTTCGATTCCCGGTAAGGTCACCATAAAGGGATTTATATTCCGTTCGGATTTGAAACAGCTCGTTTACCTCTGGTGGCGGGCTGTTTTTGTGGGTTCCAAAGTTTATTTGTTCGTAGGTTGGAAGTTTGTTGAATACAGCACCGAAAAAGGCGGCTTTTCGCAGTGGATTACAGAGGTCAAGCAGTAGTTCTGACAGGTGTTCCAAAATATATTTAGCGTATTGCAAAACTTGGTCAAATTCAGCTTGCAAATTCGGCTGCCTGGCAATTTCTTCATCCAGCTCTGCTAATTCTTTTTCGACGCTAACAATATCCTCTTCAAGGTACTTTAGGGCCGTCTCGCTTGTGACAATACGCATCCGATCAACGGTTGCCTTGATTTGGCTTTGCAGGATATCGCGATGCTCTAGGCGCTGCCTATTAGCATCAATCTGCTTGGTCTGACGTTCGCGCCACAATTCAGCGATAGCGGCGATAACATCGTCAATGTATTCTGGCTTGATAGCGATAGTCCTTACAAAGTCTTCTATTGTCTCATCAAATTCAGGCTTCGGTACGCGGAAGTAATGGCCATCACGGCTACAGTGATAGGCTGGATAGTGTTTACCTAGTTTGCCACGAGTAGCGCTACCAGATAGTGTCTTACCACATTTAGGACAGGCGACTACCTGTTTGTATGGATAATCTGGATTATAAATTTGTTTATTTTTCAAATGATCCGGAACTGCCTTATGTTTAATAGTGATACTATCATGGCTATCAACCTCCACGAAGACTCGGCCGCGATTAGCTTCATTGAATAAATCCACGCTGACGAGCCCATCAAACTGCGCTTTAACTGGCTTATCATGTGTCCATTTTTCTTTAATAATACCGCAATATACCAATTTACTGGTGTATTGATCAATCATTTTGGCGGTCATTTTTCGGCCGCCAATCTGTCGTTTAATTTTCGTTCGGTCGTATTTGTCACGTACAATCGTCACGCGAGAACGAAAGCCCATAGAATTAAGCTCATCGGCAATTTGCTGGTTTGTATAAACATGCGCAGCGCGCATCTCAAACAGTCTGATAATAAACTTTGCCTCATTCTTATCAGGCTTAAGAATAGTCCTCTTGCCATTTTTAGTATCAATTTTGACACTGCGGAATCCATAGTGCGGGCGTCTCATCCAATAGCCAAGCTGCGTGTAGCGAATCTCCGCACCAATCATACGGCTCATAATATCGCGCATCTCGTCCTTAGCTCGTTCAGCTTCAAGATACTCAGATTTTTGTGTAGGATTAAATTCGCTCCAATAGTATTTAAAACCAGTGTGTTCAAGGGTGTTAATTTGTTGCTTACCAATAACACCATACATATCTTCAAGCGCGATACCAAGCCTAGTCAACTGCCGCTTCAGCGGTGAATAATAATCACCACCGCCTCGTGTAAAGCGATCAATTGACTTAATAAGAACAACCTGAAAGCCTTTGCTCTTATCTTTGCAGACATCAATGACCTTTTGCATTGGTTGTACTTCATGCGAAGCAGACTCAAGCAAAATAATCGTCTCTGTAACGACAATGTTATATTGGTCGATTTTTGTTTTCGGCTTCAGCTAAACAGATTCTTGAACAATCAAAGTCTACTATTGATTTTGACGATATTATCAACTCGGGCAAAATACTGATCTGTAATTTATCGAAAGGATTACTTGGCGAGGATACGTCTGAATTATTTGGTATTACCATACTTGCGAAGCTTCAGCTCGCAAGTCTGCGGCGCGCCCGACTGCAACAATCGGAGCGTCGCGCGTTCTATATTTACGTCGATGAGTTCCAAAATTTCGCCACAACCTCATTTGTGCAAATGTTATCTGAAAGCCGTAAATATAAAGTTTTCATGATCATGGCAGAGCAATCTACTTCACAACAAAGCAATCAGCAAACTGTAAATATAATTCTGGCCAATGTCGGTACGGCTATCTGTTTCCGAACTGGCAACCCACAGGATGAACAACGGCTATTACCGATGTTTAGCCCGTATATTGAGCCAGGTGAAATTAGCAATTTGCCAGCCTATAATTACTATGCGCGATTAGCCGCAGTGAATGCACAAGAGCCGTTATCTGGTGAAACATTATTGCTAGAAGACCAGGGCAATAAGACCGTACGGGATGCTGTTATTACACATTCACGGAAGTGTTACGCAAGGAAGCAAGAGAATACAAATAGCAGTGGCCAACGCACTACAAAGAAAAAACAGACGACAAAAGATAAGAATGCGGAGAAAAAATCAATACCAATGATAGATGACTGTAACATCTAACTATAGGCACAAGCGGTATCTAGTGCTATAATTCTAAGCATATGCCCATAAAGCTAGTTGACACAAAAATTCTCTGGGCGAAGAGCGGTAATCGTTGCGCGATGTGCAATAATATATTAGTAATCGATCCCCATGTCAACTCCTTGTATCCCATAGGCGAACAAGCTCATATTAAGGGAGATAAGCCAGGTTCTGCACGCTACGATAGCAATCAAAGTAACATTGAACGCAACTCATATAGTAATCTAATTCTTCTCTGTCCAACTTGTCATACAATTATTGACAAGGATGTGACAAAGTATTCTGTTGGTCGTCTTTTGGAAATTAAAACTAAACACGAGAAGAGTATTGAGCAAGCTATAAAGAAATACTTACCTACAGTCACGTTTAGAGAGCTTGAGAAAACCTTGCAGCATATAGTTGACAATCCTCCTCTTGAATATGAGAATAAAGGTTTTGACCTCATACCTATACAAGATAAGGTGCGCAAAAATAGTTTAGGTCCGCAAGCGGAACAAATGCTAAAACTAGGCATGGCCTCCGTATCGTTGATTGGTGATTTTTTAAACAAAAATGCTGGTGAAGACTATCCAGAAAAATTGAGAGTATTTTTCGTGCAAAAATATAAAGACTTAAGAAGAGAAACTGATAGTGGTGATGTCATATTTTATTCTCTAGTACAAGCAGCTTCAAACGACAGTAGCTACCCTCGTTATATGGCTGCAGCCTATGGAATAGTGGCCTACTATTTTCAACTATGCGAGGTATTCGAAAAATGATAATACTTCCAGATAAGACTGTTCGCGTGGGATTTTCGGTCATTGGAGTTGGGGCAATACTTCTTCAAAACATGGACTCGGTTGAAACAGTAAGCTCACTGTGGAGCAAAGTGAAGACGCATGAAGAAGTGGGCACATTTGAAAAGTTCGTCGCGGCCTTAGTGCTATTGTTTTCCTCTGGAACCATACTGTATAATAATGGAATAATAGAGAAAAATAAAAAACATGAAATTAGTTAAGCTAAGCGCAAATAAAAGCATTTTTAAAACTATACAATTTCGTAAAGGTTTTAATATAATCATAGCCGATCGCGATCAAGATTCCAGCGATAAGCATTCTACTAATGGCTTAGGCAAAACACTATTACTTGAAATTATAAACTATTGCCTCGGAGGCAGTCCATCAGAAACTCTCAAAAAAGAGGAGATGCGAGACTGGATATTCAGTTTAACTATCGAGATAGATGGAGAAGAAATTATCCTCAAACGGGCAGTAAAGGATCGTAAGAAATATGTAGAGGCGCTAGGAATTGAAGACATCAACGTAGATGAAGTTTGTTTAACCCTAGGAGAGAAGTTATTTGGCCTTAGTGTACGCGAGGTAAAAGACAAAAGCAATCACCCTACGTATCGCACATTAGCATCGTACTTCATGAGGACTTATGACGGCGCATTTTCTAATCCTTTCTTATGCTTTGCTGGGCAGAACGCGCTATCTAGAAATAACAATGCTGCTTTTCTAATAGGGCTAAACTGGCGACTATCTGTCAAATTCTCGCAACTTAAATCTGAATTTAATAAATTGGACAACGCAAACAAAGCCATTGAAACTGGTGCTTTCAATGTGTTTGGGGGTACGGTGGGTGATTTAAATTCAGAAAAAATAGACATTGAATTACAGCTTACAGAGAAGATGAAAAGACTAGAAAATTTTCAAGTTCACGAAGACTATAGAGACATACAAACTAAAGCAGACGCTTTAACCGAAGAAATCCACAATATTCTTAATGAAATCACTATAAACTCTCAAATTGTAGAAAGATACAAGGATAGTTTAAAAAATGAAAACGGTGATGATATAAGAATAGAACAAATATACGAAGCAGCAGGCGCTGTCTTCGAAAAGTCCTCTCTACGTACACTTGATGAGGTAATCAACTTCCATAGGGACGTGGTGCTTAATAGAAAAAATTATCTAGAAAGCGAGATTGAGTTATACTTAACAAAAAACAGAACTTTAGATAGTAAAATGGAGAAACTCTCAAACGAGAGAGCTGGCTACATGAATATACTAAAAACACATGGAGCTCTTGATGAGTATACAAAGCTTCAAGATGAGGTCAATAAAAGTAAGGCTAAGATAGCGGACATAGAGAGTAGAATCACTCGGCTTACAGAGATTGAGTCAAGGATTGATGATATACGGATAGAGATTAGCGGTATTATATCAAAAATGCGGCAGGAATATAGCGGAAATCAGCCTCTCGTATCAGAAGCTATAAGCTTATTTAACTCAAACTCTCGGTTTTTGTACGAACAGTCCGGGACGCTCTCTATTGATGTAGGTAAAGAAGGATACAAGTTTAAAATTGATATCAAAAAAGCCGGTAGCGACGGAGCCAGTAGTATGAAAGTGTTCTGTTACGATCTTATGTTAGCCGAATATTGGTCTACTATACGCCACAGAGAATTTCCTCTATTCCACGATTCAAAAATATTTGCAGACGTAGACCCTAGGCAGGTAGCAAAAGCTTTAGAGATTTCTAGTCATAAAGCTGAGTCACTGGGCTTTCAGTATATTTGCTCCATGAACTCTGGGTATATGCCGTACGATTATTTATCAAAGGAATTTACCGATAACCTAAGTCAGTATACTATCGCAAAATTTCACGACAAAAATGAGCACGGCACGCTACTGGGTGTAACTTTTTAGTATACTGTAGACCTGTCTGCTAAAAGTTGCCGTCTTGTTTCTTATACTTCTCCAAAAATCCCTCAAAATCAAAACTCTCGCTCTTGCTCGCAACATGCGCAAATCGCTGCATGAATTTTAGAAATCCGATCGCATAGTCTCTCGTCGCATTTTCAGGATCATGAATCTCTAAGTAGCGTAATGTTTTCTGAATTGTCTCTTCGTCTTCGTACAGATGAAGATTTTTGAATGTATCTTCGTTTTTCATGACTACTTCACCTCCATAAATTTGTTAAGTTTGATAAAATTAATCAACATTTCCGCTTCTACTTTTGACGTAATCCGACGCATTATTTCGCAGCTGTCATAGTACGACAAGATATTGAGACTACCTTCATAAATAATCTCTTTGTCAATTATAGCAAGTTTACGGTGATGTTTGGTAGTAAACAGTATCTCTACACCAATTTCTTGCAGCGATTCTATAGCGGTAATCGCCTGCATGCGATATTGTGTGTCGTGCTCATCGGGGTGACGAGTGTTGATAATGATCCTCACATCACGTCTAGTGAGACGCTTGAACACCGGAAGGAATTGCTTAACTCTAGTTAGTCTGATAAATGGGCTTTCGATAATGATACTACAACGTGCCTTTCTCATGTCACGAAGAAAATGAGCATCAAAGGTATTTTGGTTGTACAGGCTAGGAGTTAGCGATTGTATCATCTTAAACATCTTCATTCTCCAAATCGGCTAAGTAAACCTCGCCATCTTTTATCGTCATACCAAGTTCTCTGAATCGATCCCGCAGCAGGAACAAATCATTGAACAAAAGTTCCAAATTTATATGTGCTGGCTCACCATAAAAGAAATTATTTCGGAACTGGCGCCTTATATGGCGACTTTTTCGTTTTTTATATGGTCGTTAATTTTGGAGGTTGATAATTTTAGCGTTAGATTTACGTGTATTAGTGGGGCGCGATGCTGTATACGGCTTAAGGGCGGAGTATTTTATGTAGTTAAGATAGTGAGGTTGGTTATGGAGTGGGTGGTATAATTGAGGCGTAGTGGTTGTGCTATGTCGAGTTAAGTGTTTGGAATATCGATAATAGCGAGATTATTATAGTTTATAAGTATAATGCTCACGCCAGGAGGTGGCGATAATGAGTTCAATGGTTGTTATAACCGCGGCAGGCGGCAACGGGACGGCGATAGAAATTATCGACGACCCGCTTACCCGTACAGAGTACTCTAGTCGAGGACGACTTCTCGGAGAGCGCATGGAGAAGCTCGGTGCCGAACAGGCCGGTTTTCTTGTGCTGTCACAAGGTCATTTTGAAATGGCCGGCGGAGAGTTCTGTGGCAATGCGTCGAGGGCGGCCGCCGTTTTGTTTTCTGAACTGCGAAACGCTAGAGACGTAAATTTCACAGTGTCTGGCTTCAAGGGCACTGTCTGTGCGACCGTTGACAAGCAGATGGATGGCAAATATTCTGTATGCTGCAGGTTCCCGGGCATGTCTGTCGACATTCGCCCCACCAAGAGCTGTGAGCAGACAGTAGATGTTGTTGATCTCGGTGGTATTGTCCATGTTGTTATAGAAGATAAATTTCCGGTTCAGCAGGATGCTTATCAGGAGATACATCATCGCCTGACGGAAGAGCTGAATCTTCGTAAACGAGATGCTGTTGGAGTAGTCTGGGTTGAACGTAAGGGTGATTCTGTTGATATTCACCCTGTAGTTTGGGTAAGGAGTGTTGATACGTTTTTCTATGAATCGTCATGCGGCTCTGGGACCATCGCAGCGTGTGCTGTCACTGGGGTCTCAGATATTGTTCAGCCGACAGGGAAAATTATCTGGGCTGAAATTAATGACGACCTGGTTTCTCTTAAGAGCGATATGGAAGTTATTTATTCTAATTGAGATACTGCGATTAATTAACCTTTCTCCTGCGGTATCAATTGAGACGGTTTCGTAGCTTAATATATATTTATCGGGCCGTAAATTGCCTTCTTTTTGCCATAGAATGTCGCCCACTCACGGTCACCGTATGAGAAGTGCCACCACTCACCGTAGAACGGCGCGAAGCCTTGCGCTATCATTGCATCGTGCAATATCTTTCTATACAAGGCCTGCTCTGAGGTCACTTCTGCAAAGGTTTTAATTATGTCCGGATCAGAATAGTCGGATATAGCGTTGCCCATGTCGACAGGATTATTGCTATCATCGACGAGCGTTAAGTCGACTGCTGCGCCCATTGGATGCCCAGCTACATCAGGTACTGCGACAAAATCGTGGACTAGGCGTATTAAATCATACTCTGACATACTAGGGTTCTCTCTTCGTAGAACCTCTTTGCGTTCACGAAAGTACTTTTCCTGCACCTTTGGATGGCGAAATCCATAAACAATACGTAGCCGTAGGTTATTAGTGTTTCGCAACTGCTTGTTTACTTCAGCGAGCTTTTTAGCTACTGTGTCGCGCACTAAAATAGATTCACCAGTATAAGCTTGCATGTCAGATTGCTCGTGTTGTGACACTATTGATGGATCATACTTTTGCACATCAACTAGCGGCTCTTGGCTAGCGCTCTGCTCTGCGCTCGCCATTTCGTCGTAAGTCATAATGTGTCGGTTAATGTAATTAGGATTTTCTTGAATTTGCTTCACCGTGTTCATAATCTGATAAAACCTCCTCAGGCACAATAAATTATTATTTACCCAAGGAACGAGAGATCAAAAAAGAGACCTCCCGCGGTCCCATCCTTGTTCTATAGTTCATTGCTGAATTATAGCGCTCATTACCGGCTCTACGATGGATCGCGATTTCGGTTGTGTGACTTTACGGCTTCACTCCCGTGGTGTATTTTGACACCCAGCTCGTTCCGGCGTGACTGGAACTCGGACGCTTTATAGAATCCATATAAGCAGAATGAAGACAGATAGTCAAGTAATTGCCTATTAGTGCAAATTAGATCGATGGCTTGCCGAGTGGCGGGATGTATAATAAGTCTATCCCCAAAGTACGGTTAAGTATAAATATATGCAAAAAATCGACCCAGAGCTCATCAATAAGATATACCCAAGTCCCAAGACGGCTGATGAGGCTCGCGCTGAACGGTCGGAGCGGCAGGGCCTCCTTTACTCGCGTAGATCGGCTCACCCTAGGTTGCAGATAGCGTTTATTCTGTCAGGTATGCTAGGCTTGGTAGCTCTGTACATATATTTCTTTCAGGCTATTTTTCTAAGCAGTATAATGGGATTCTCCCTAGTGTCGCTAATCGGACTGATCCTAGTGTGGCTAATCTTGTCAGCTATCAAAAAGATTAGAAAAATAGTTGACTCATAAAATTACTGATAAAACAACTAAGATTAATGTGCGGTTACGCGGGTTAAAATAAGCCAGTTTTACGACTTGGCTTAGGTCGACAGGAGGCTATGCGCAGTACCAGGAGTATGCGCCTCCAGTATTGTAGGCGTTGAGACCATAGATGTATCTACATTACTTCTGGATACTGGCGCCCTTTTTGACGACACCAAATGGTGGAACTCAGTATTGCCATCCATATGTACCCTGCAAGGTTAATATTATTCTGCACGCAGATCTTCAATTGGCGGTCTGAGTACGTTGCGTAGCAGAGGCTGGATTGAGGCTAGGATACAGACTGCCGGAATAGTGATAAATATGAGACCCAGTAGTGGCGACGATAGGTCAAATAGTGTAAACGAAGTATCAGCCGAGCTGCCGAGTCCAAATGACGTATGAGCTATTGACGTAAGATGGTTTTTGTTTAATAAATCTATGGTAA contains these protein-coding regions:
- a CDS encoding TraM recognition domain-containing protein, whose amino-acid sequence is MFSASAKQILEQSKSTIDFDDIINSGKILICNLSKGLLGEDTSELFGITILAKLQLASLRRARLQQSERRAFYIYVDEFQNFATTSFVQMLSESRKYKVFMIMAEQSTSQQSNQQTVNIILANVGTAICFRTGNPQDEQRLLPMFSPYIEPGEISNLPAYNYYARLAAVNAQEPLSGETLLLEDQGNKTVRDAVITHSRKCYARKQENTNSSGQRTTKKKQTTKDKNAEKKSIPMIDDCNI
- a CDS encoding M48 family metalloprotease — translated: MNQIFKTTLLMAGLTGLFMALGYLIGGQNGMLMALIFASVGNIGMYFFSDSLVLKMQGAHPLDGKYPQVEKIVQDLVSREGMPMPKLYYVPTPIPNAFATGRSPQHAAVAVTDGIMEILDDNELKAVLAHELGHVKNRDMLVSTIAACLAGAISYLAQIAYFFGGSDDDRNPFVAIAMMILAPFAAMIIQMAISRSREYLADEHSQHVLGNGKHLESALMKLEGWKQQTPPIEGSPSQEATNALMFANMFSARGLANLFSTHPSTEDRIKRLKELDGRQ
- a CDS encoding DUF2326 domain-containing protein, translating into MKLVKLSANKSIFKTIQFRKGFNIIIADRDQDSSDKHSTNGLGKTLLLEIINYCLGGSPSETLKKEEMRDWIFSLTIEIDGEEIILKRAVKDRKKYVEALGIEDINVDEVCLTLGEKLFGLSVREVKDKSNHPTYRTLASYFMRTYDGAFSNPFLCFAGQNALSRNNNAAFLIGLNWRLSVKFSQLKSEFNKLDNANKAIETGAFNVFGGTVGDLNSEKIDIELQLTEKMKRLENFQVHEDYRDIQTKADALTEEIHNILNEITINSQIVERYKDSLKNENGDDIRIEQIYEAAGAVFEKSSLRTLDEVINFHRDVVLNRKNYLESEIELYLTKNRTLDSKMEKLSNERAGYMNILKTHGALDEYTKLQDEVNKSKAKIADIESRITRLTEIESRIDDIRIEISGIISKMRQEYSGNQPLVSEAISLFNSNSRFLYEQSGTLSIDVGKEGYKFKIDIKKAGSDGASSMKVFCYDLMLAEYWSTIRHREFPLFHDSKIFADVDPRQVAKALEISSHKAESLGFQYICSMNSGYMPYDYLSKEFTDNLSQYTIAKFHDKNEHGTLLGVTF